From Ailuropoda melanoleuca isolate Jingjing chromosome 8, ASM200744v2, whole genome shotgun sequence, a single genomic window includes:
- the LRRC32 gene encoding transforming growth factor beta activator LRRC32 yields MSHQILPLLAVLTLGLATSQQRDKVPCKMVDKEVLCQGLGLLQVPSMLPRDIEALDLSGNQLRSILASPLGFYTALRHLDLSTNEISFIQTGVFQALPHLEYLNLAHNHLAAGTVLSAPGLGPLPRVTSLDLSGNSLYSGLAERLLGEAPALRTLSLAENSLTRLARHTFWGTPALERLDLHSNVLMDIEDGAFDALPRLAHLNLSRNSLTCISDFSLQQLRILDLSCNSIEAFQTAPEPQAEYQLAWLDLRENKLLHFPDLAALPRLIYLNVSNNLIRLPAGPARGSEGIHAPSEGWSALPFSDPSRNASAHPLSQLLNLDLSYNEIELVPEGFLEPLTSLRFLNLSRNCLRAFAVPHAGFLPCLVHLDVSHNALETLALGSRALGSLRTLLLQANALQDLPPYTFASLASLQRLNLQGNRVRPCGGPGEPGPLGCVAFSGISSLRFLNLVDNEMERLRAGAFLHTPLTELDLSVNPGLDVVSGALAGLEASLEVLALQGNGLAVLLVDLPCFSCLKRLNLAENRLSRLPAWTQAVSLEVLDLRNNSFSLLPGSAMGGLEASLRRLYLQGNPLSCCGNGWLAAQLHQGRVDVDPTQELTCRFGSQEEVALSHVRPEDCEKGGLKNVNLIIILTFALISAILLTTLATCCCVRRQKFSQQYKA; encoded by the coding sequence GTCGACAAGGAGGTCTTGTGCCAGGGTCTTGGCCTGCTCCAGGTCCCCTCGATGCTCCCGCGGGACATCGAGGCCCTCGACCTCTCTGGAAACCAGCTGCGGAGCATCCTGGCCTCACCCCTGGGTTTCTACACGGCACTGCGACACCTGGACCTGAGCACCAATGAGATCAGCTTCATCCAGACGGGGGTCTTCCAGGCCCTGCCCCACCTGGAGTACCTCAACCTGGCCCATAACCACCTGGCGGCAGGCACAGTGCTGAGCGCCCCCGGCCTGGGCCCCCTGCCTCGCGTGACATCTCTGGACCTGTCGGGAAACAGCCTGTACAGTGGCCTGGCAGAGCGGCTGCTGGGGGAGGCGCCCGCCCTGCGCACCCTCTCGCTGGCGGAGAACAGCCTGACCCGCCTGGCCCGCCACACCTTCTGGGGCACGCCTGCGCTGGAGCGGCTCGACCTCCACAGCAACGTGCTCATGGACATCGAGGACGGGGCTTTCGACGCCTTGCCGCGCCTGGCCCACCTGAATCTCTCCAGGAACTCCCTCACCTGCATCTCCGACTTCAGCCTCCAGCAGCTGCGGATACTGGACCTGAGCTGCAACAGTATTGAGGCCTTTCAGACGGCCCCCGAGCCCCAGGCCGAGTACCAGCTGGCCTGGCTCGACCTGCGCGAGAACAAACTGCTTCACTTCCCTGACTTGGCCGCGCTCCCGAGACTCATCTACCTGAACGTGTCCAACAACCTCATCCGGCTCCCTGCAGGGCCAGCCCGGGGCAGCGAGGGCATCCACGCGCCTTCTGAGGGCTGGTCGGCCTTGCCCTTCTCGGACCCCAGCCGGAACGCCAGCgcccaccccctctcccagctcctgaaTCTGGATTTGAGCTACAATGAGATCGAGCTGGTCCCTGAAGGCTTTCTTGAGCCCCTGACCTCCCTTCGCTTCTTGAATCTCAGCCGGAACTGCCTGCGAGCCTTTGCGGTGCCGCACGCCGGCTTCCTGCCTTGCCTCGTGCACCTGGACGTCAGCCACAACGCGCTGGAGACGCTGGCGCTGGGCTCCAGAGCCCTGGGGTCCCTGCGGACGCTGCTCCTCCAGGCCAACGCCCTGCAGGACCTGCCCCCGTACACTTTTGCCAGCCTGGCCAGTCTGCAGAGGCTTAACCTTCAGGGGAACCGGGTCAGGCCTTGCGGGGGGCCGGGGGAGCCTGGACCCCTGGGGTGTGTGGCCTTCTCGGGCATCTCCTCCCTCCGCTTCCTGAACCTGGTGGACAATGAGATGGAGCGGCTGCGGGCGGGCGCCTTCCTCCACACGCCACTTACCGAGCTGGACCTCTCTGTGAACCCGGGGCTGGATGTGGTCTCAGGGGCCCTGGCAGGCCTGGAGGCCTCCCTGGAGGTGCTGGCCCTGCAAGGCAATGGGCTGGCTGTCCTACTAGTGGACCTGCCCTGCTTCAGCTGCCTTAAGCGTCTCAATCTTGCCGAGAACCGCCTGAGCCGCCTGCCTGCCTGGACGCAGGCCGTGTCCCTCGAGGTACTGGACCTGAGGAACAACAGCTTCAGCCTCCTGCCTGGCAGCGCCATGGGCGGCCTGGAGGCCAGCCTCCGGCGCCTCTACCTGCAGGGGAATCCACTGAGCTGCTGTGGCAACGGCTGGCTGGCTGCCCAGCTGCACCAGGGCCGCGTGGACGTGGACCCCACCCAGGAGCTCACCTGCCGCTTCGGCTCCCAGGAGGAGGTGGCCCTGAGCCACGTGCGCCCCGAGGACTGTGAGAAGGGGGGGCTCAAGAACGTCAAcctcatcatcatcctcaccttTGCGCTGATCTCGGCCATCCTCCTCACCACACTGGCCACCTGTTGCTGCGTCCGGCGGCAGAAGTTCAGCCAACAGTACAAAGCCTAG